One window of the Camelina sativa cultivar DH55 chromosome 1, Cs, whole genome shotgun sequence genome contains the following:
- the LOC104708014 gene encoding uncharacterized protein LOC104708014, translating into MDKTWIWLPRNNIEYLEGATKFANSSARRLGNLSEMLCPCRDCRNVCHQSIDEIVEHIVIRGMDKKYKTSCWSIHGEKRASTEDSGPQHETKAFDLFKTGFSMGEGEPNQRNDDEALEANDGEAVEETEFRKKLREAETPLYSDCVKYTKVSTIMGLYRFKVKSGVSENYFDQLLDLIQDMLPENNVLPKSLAAIKKFLKIFCFGYENIHDCKNDCILYRKEFEKLDSCPRCKVSRREKDKHSNEIKVGIPAKVLRYFPIKDRFMRMFRSKKMAEDLRWHYTNGTEDGTMRHPLILYHGHK; encoded by the exons ATGGATAAGACGTGGATTTGGCTACCAAG GAACAACATTGAGTACTTAGAAGGAGCAACGAAATTTGCTAATTCATCAGCAAGAAGATTGGGCAATCTGTCTGAAATGCTATGCCCATGTAGAGATTGCCGCAATGTATGCCATCAGTCTATAGATGAAATTGTTGAGCATATAGTGATAAGGGGTATGGATAAGAAGTATAAGACTTCCTGTTGGAGTATTCATGGTGAAAAAAGAGCATCTACAGAAGACAGTGGTCCTCAACATGAAACAAAGGCATTTGACTTGTTTAAGACAGGATTCTCTATGGGTGAAGGtgaaccaaatcaaaggaaTGATGATGAAGCATTAGAGGCAAACGACGGTGAAGCAGTAGAGGAAACTGAGTTTAGGAAAAAGTTAAGAGAAGCTGAAACTCCATTGTACTCTGATTGTGTCAAATACACAAAGGTTTCAACAATTATGGGACTTTACAGATTCAAGGTTAAGAGTGGTGTGTCAGAGAACTACTTTGATCAGCTGTTGGATTTAATTCAGGACATGCTACCTGAAAACAATGTACTTCCGAAGAGTTTAGCTGCAATCAAAAAATTTCTGAAGATATTTTGTTTCGGATACGAAAATATTCATGATTGCAAGAATGATTGCATACTATATAGGAAGGAGTTTGAGAAGTTAGATAGCTGTCCAAGATGCAAAGTTTCAAGACGGGAGAAGGATAAGCACAGTAATGAGATAAAGGTTGGGATTCCAGCAAAGGTCCTTAGATATTTTCCAATCAAGGACAGATTTATGAGGATGTTTAGATCAAAAAAGATGGCCGAAGATTTGCGGTGGCACTATACCAATGGCACTGAAGATGGTACAATGCGACACCCGTTGATTCTATATCATGGGCACAAGTGA
- the LOC104708024 gene encoding uncharacterized protein LOC104708024 → MCMKAENIMLTLLIPGPTAPGNNIDVYLAPLIDDLKDLWAEGIEVYDSFAKENFTLRAMLLWSISDYPALGTLYGCKVKKKQACNVCGNDTPSRWLKFSRKFVYMGYRKRLPPGHRYRYKKAWFDNTVEEGNAKRIQTGDEIYETLQAFRNEKIVSDAILSILMQSAKSKDGSKARKDLEDIGIRNHLHTEVRGKKTYLPPPAYWLSKKENTIFCQRLSEFRGPDGYCGNIVNSISVNPPNIGSLKSHDHHVLVQNLLPAALRGLLHKGPRIAINRLCSFFNRLCQRIIDPEKLMTMETDFVETMCQLERFFPPSLFDIMFHLRIHLSKEARLGGPVHFHWMYSFERHMKTLKAFVKNHARPEAYSVPVQETVNRNEDIEADRSMVEGRPLQKGIEVTLSDKDRDTAHRYVLMNMASLDPYIE, encoded by the exons ATGTGTATGAAGGCTGAAAATATAATGTTGACTTTGTTGATCCCTGGTCCAACAGCTCCTGGGAATAACATAGATGTTTACTTGGCACCACTGATAGACGATTTAAAAGATTTGTGGGCTGAGGGTATTGAAGTCTATGACTCATTTGCGAAAGAGAACTTCACACTTAGAGCCATGCTGCTTTGGAGTATCAGTGACTATCCAGCCTTAGGAACATTGTATGGATgtaaagtgaagaagaaacaagccTGCAATGTATGTGGAAATGATACACCTTCCAGATGGCTTAAGTTTAGCCGTAAGTTTGTCTATATGGGGTATAGAAAGAGACTACCTCCTGGCCATCGTTACCGATATAAAAAAGCTTGGTTTGACAACACTGTTGAGGAAGGGAATGCCAAAAGGATACAAACTGGCGATGAAATATATGAGACACTACAAGCTTTTAGGAATG AAAAAATTGTGTCGGATGCTATATTGTCAATCTTGATGCAAAGTGCTAAGTCCAAAGATGGTTCGAAAGCAAGAAAAGACTTGGAAGATATTGGAATCAGAAATCACTTGCACACAGAGGTCAGGGGAAAGAAAACATACTTACCTCCACCAGCCTATTGGTTATCCAAGAAAGAAAACACCATTTTCTGCCAAAGGTTATCTGAGTTTAGAGGTCCTGATGGTTATTGTGGTAATATTGTGAATAGTATTTCAGTTAACCCTCCAAATATAGGTAGTTTAAAGTCGCATGATCATCATGTCCTAGTACAGAACTTGTTACCGGCTGCATTAAGAGGGTTGTTACATAAGGGTCCTAGGATTGCCATCAATAGATTATGCAGTTTCTTCAACAGGTTGTGTCAACGCATCATCGACCCGGAGAAACTAATGACAATGGAGACAGATTTTGTCGAAACAATGTGTCAACTGGAGCGCTTCTTCCCTCCATCCCTTTTTGATATCATGTTCCACCTTCGAATTCATCTATCAAAAGAGGCACGTTTGGGAGGACCAGTACACTTCCACTGGATGTATTCCTTCGAAAG GCACATGAAAACACTTAAGGCTTTTGTTAAGAATCATGCAAGGCCAGAAGCAT ATTCAGTACCAGTTCAAGAAACAGTTAATCGCAATGAAGATATTGAGGCTGATAGAAGCATGGTTGAAGGTCGACCTCTGCAGAAGGGTATAGAAGTTACCCTATCAGATAAAGATAGAGACACTGCACATCGCTATGTGCTAATGAACATGGCATCTTTGGATCCTTATATAGAGTAA
- the LOC104708034 gene encoding F-box protein At2g16450-like, whose protein sequence is MNSSSHISIGLILEILSRLPSKSVARFRCVSKEWASMFGSPYFKELFLSMSSAKPRLLFAIAEDGDENGKACWRFFSLPQLENPYVKSSSTTLVAATDFHVRFSPDDLLIYHSYDPRYFSCGYASGLFYIYGDRNQGRPLVCNPVTGRYAITPFRYTYRKAYSFFGFDPIDKQYKVLSIKYPSGPPGCHHKILTLEDGDMTWRRIKCPLRRPGIKSDGICINGVLYFLCEREELSFDYVIVCFDVKSEKFTIIDVERICQLINYKGKLALIYWEDDVDIYEICYYGKDLDQYLKDNLEADATNELHVWVLEDVEKQEWSKYAYTWTDDRFFRRHVSIAGATASGEIVFSMRTYTSKQPFYVFYFNPERNTLQRVEIQGFGEAFKQPCSVRTFLNHIEDLDVNDLKVLKSVHPPLVNPKYRGTLESDTEYRGSLELGESNGHVLLCS, encoded by the coding sequence ATGAATTCATCATCTCACATATCGATCGGTCTCATCCTGGAGATATTGTCGAGATTGCCTTCAAAGTCAGTTGCGAGGTTTCGTTGCGTGTCGAAGGAATGGGCATCAATGTTTGGTAGTCCATATTTCAAGGAGTTGTTCCTGAGCATGTCATCGGCTAAGCCGCGCCTCTTATTCGCCATCGCAGAAGACGGCGACGAAAATGGAAAAGCTTGTTGGAGGTTCTTCTCGTTGCCTCAGCTTGAGAATCCATATGTGAAATCGTCGTCGACGACACTTGTAGCAGCAACCGACTTTCATGTGAGATTCTCTCCAGACGATCTACTGATCTATCATTCTTATGACCCCAGATATTTTTCATGCGGCTATGCCTCAGGCTTGTTCTATATCTATGGTGATAGAAACCAGGGTAGACCTCTGGTATGTAACCCCGTCACAGGACGGTATGCGATCACACCTTTTCGTTATACTTACAGAAAGGCGTATAGCTTTTTCGGGTTTGACCCGATTGACAAGCAATACAAGGTATTGTCCATTAAATATCCATCTGGTCCTCCTGGTTGTCATCATAAAATTCTTACATTGGAAGATGGAGATATGACATGGAGAAGGATCAAGTGTCCCTTAAGACGGCCAGGTATTAAGAGTGATGGCatatgcatcaatggggttttgtattTCTTATGTGAGAGAGAAGAACTATCATTTGATTATGTcatagtttgctttgatgttaagTCAGAAAAGTTCACCATTATTGACGTAGAAAGGATTTGTCAATTGATAAACTATAAGGGCAAGTTAGCTCTGATTTATTGGGAGGATGATGTCGACATTTATGAGATTTGTTATTACGGGAAGGATCTCGACCAGTACTTAAAGGATAACCTTGAAGCTGATGCAACTAATGAGTTGCATGtgtgggttctagaggatgTCGAGAAACAGGAATGGTCCAAATATGCCTACACTTGGACCGATGATAGATTCTTTCGTCGTCACGTTTCCATCGCTGGAGCGACCGCTTCTGGTGAGATAGTGTTTTCGATGCGCACATATACATCTAAACAaccgttttatgttttctacttcaatcccgaaaggaacactctccaacgtGTTGAAATCCAAGGTTTTGGTGAAGCGTTTAAGCAACCTTGTAGCGTTCGCACCTTTTTAAACCACATAGAGGATCTTGATGTTAACGATTTAAAAGTACTCAAGTCAGTCCATCCTCCATTGGTGAACCCAAAATATAGAGGTACATTAGAATCAGATACAGAATATAGAGGATCATTGGAGTTAGGTGAAAGCAATGGTCATGTCCTTTTGTGCTCTTAA
- the LOC104790584 gene encoding aspartyl protease family protein 1 yields MYLGLLILIASSWVLDRCEGIGEFGFEFHHRFSDQVVGVLPGDGLPNRDSSKYYRVMAHRDRLIRGRRLASVDQSLVTFSDGNETVRVDALGFLHYANVSVGTPADWFLVALDTGSDLFWLPCDCTNCVRELKAPGGSSLDLNIYSPNVSSTSSEVSCNSSLCTRGDRCASPQSNCPYQIRYLSNGTSSTGVLVEDVLHLVSNDKSSKTIPARVTLGCGQVQTGVFHDSAAPNGLFGLGLEDISVPSVLAKEGIAANSFSMCFGNDGAGRISFGDKGSVDQRETPLNIRQPHPTYNITVTKISVGGNTGDLEFDAVFDSGTSFTYLTDAAYTLISESFNSLALDKRYQTTDPELPFEYCYALSPNKDSFQYPAVNLTMKGGSSYPVYHPLVVIPMKDTDVYCLAIMKIEDISIIGQNFMTGYRVVFDREKLILGWKESDCYTGETSARTVPSNRSSSSARPPTSSFDPEATNIPSQRPSTSTSSTAYSLSISLSLFFFSILAIL; encoded by the exons TGGGTTTGAGTTTCATCACCGTTTCTCGGATCAGGTTGTTGGTGTTTTGCCTGGTGATGGTTTGCCTAATCGAGACTCTTCTAAGTATTACAGAGTCATGGCTCATCGTGATCGGTTAATCAGAGGTCGTAGGCTTGCTTCTGTTGATCAATCACTTGTTACTTTCTCTGACGGCAACGAAACTGTTCGTGTTGATGCCCTTGGATT TTTGCATTACGCTAATGTGTCAGTTGGTACGCCAGCTGATTGGTTTCTGGTTGCTTTAGATACTGGAagtgacttgttttggttgccCTGTGACTGCACCAATTGTGTTCGTGAATTGAAAGCGCCTGGTGGCTCG agtTTGGACCTTAATATTTATAGCCCTAATGTATCATCGACAAGTTCAGAAGTTTCCTGTAATAGCTCGTTATGTACAAGAGGTGATCGATGTGCTTCCCCTCAAAGTAATTGCCCATACCAGATCCGGTATCTTTCTAATGGTACCTCGTCTACTGGAGTCTTGGTGGAGGATGTACTTCACTTAGTTTCAAATGACAAAAGTTCTAAAACTATTCCTGCCCGAGTTACTTTGGG ATGTGGTCAAGTTCAGACCGGTGTATTCCATGATAGTGCAGCTCCAAATGGTCTTTTTGGGCTTGGCTTAGAAGACATATCAGTTCCTAGCGTACTAGCAAAGGAGGGAATTGCAGCAAACTCATTCTCAATGTGTTTTGGGAATGATGGAGCTGGTAGGATCAGTTTTGGAGATAAAGGTAGCGTAGACCAACGGGAAACACCATTGAACATAAGACAACCACA TCCTACTTACAATATCACCGTCACGAAAATAAGTGTTGGAGGAAATACAGGCGATCTTGAATTTGATGCTGTTTTCGACTCTGGAACCTCGTTCACTTATCTGACTGATGCAGCTTACACCCTTATTTCAGAAAGC TTTAATTCTCTAGCTCTGGACAAACGATATCAAACAACTGATCCCGAATTACCTTTTGAGTACTGTTATGCATTAAG CCCAAACAAAGACAGCTTCCAGTATCCAGCTGTGAATCTTACAATGAAAGGCGGGAGCTCATATCCCGTTTATCACCCTTTAGTAGTAATCCCCATGAAG GACACAGATGTGTACTGTTTAGCCATCATGAAGATAGAAGACATTAGCATCATCGGAC AGAACTTCATGACTGGCTATCGTGTTGTCTTTGATCGTGAGAAACTGATTCTGGGGTGGAAAGAATCTGATT GTTACACCGGTGAGACCTCGGCGCGGACGGTTCCATCGAACCGTTCCTCCTCCTCGGCTAGACCACCAACTTCTTCATTTGACCCGGAGGCGACAAACATACCATCTCAAAGACCAAGCACGTCGACTTCTTCTACAGCTtattctctctctatctcactttcattattcttcttctcaattttgGCCatcctttaa